The following coding sequences lie in one Deltaproteobacteria bacterium GWA2_45_12 genomic window:
- a CDS encoding cyclic pyranopterin phosphate synthase MoaA, with the protein MLCDLKNRHVSYLRLSVTDLCNLRCRYCMPIEGVPRFGKANILSFEEITRLVGVLSGLGIRRVRLTGGEPLIRKDLPLLVEKIRSIPGIEEVLLTTNGLLLKDQAADLKSAGLSRINVHLDTLSAEKFLQIARWGKIDQVFEGIQAAKESGFDSMKLNMVLQKGINEDEVPDMLRFAASQNMILRIIELMPIGEVLKQENRFISVSQVREKLKQEFTLLSSLSKWGQGPALYQHVSELKTDIGFISPISQPFCDTCNRIRISSDGRLQDCLAYDGDVSLRDHLRDSHKSDDEISSIICGRIYSKAEGHGGFLQKEGERTPCMYGIGG; encoded by the coding sequence ATGCTCTGTGATTTAAAAAACAGGCACGTGAGCTATTTGCGATTGTCGGTCACTGACTTGTGCAATTTGCGTTGCCGCTATTGCATGCCGATCGAAGGAGTCCCTCGTTTTGGCAAGGCCAATATCTTGAGTTTTGAGGAAATCACCCGATTAGTCGGTGTTTTATCGGGGTTGGGCATTCGTCGAGTGCGTTTGACTGGTGGGGAACCCCTGATTCGAAAAGACTTACCTTTGTTGGTGGAAAAAATTCGCTCTATTCCAGGAATAGAGGAAGTGCTTTTGACAACCAATGGTCTCTTATTGAAGGACCAGGCCGCCGATTTAAAATCAGCGGGACTTAGCCGTATTAATGTTCATCTCGATACGCTTTCTGCAGAAAAATTTCTTCAGATTGCCCGTTGGGGCAAAATTGACCAAGTGTTCGAGGGCATTCAGGCCGCTAAAGAATCCGGTTTTGATTCCATGAAACTCAACATGGTTTTGCAGAAGGGAATCAACGAGGATGAAGTGCCAGATATGCTCCGCTTTGCCGCTTCCCAAAATATGATTCTTCGGATCATTGAACTTATGCCTATTGGTGAGGTACTCAAACAAGAAAATCGTTTCATATCCGTGAGTCAAGTTCGAGAAAAATTAAAGCAGGAATTTACCTTGCTCTCTTCACTTTCCAAATGGGGACAAGGGCCAGCGCTGTATCAGCATGTTTCTGAACTCAAGACGGACATTGGTTTTATCAGCCCCATCAGTCAACCTTTTTGTGATACCTGTAACCGGATCCGGATTTCCAGTGATGGACGCTTGCAGGATTGCCTGGCTTATGACGGCGATGTGTCTCTGCGTGACCATCTGCGCGATTCGCATAAGAGCGATGATGAAATTTCCTCAATCATTTGCGGGCGGATTTATTCCAAAGCAGAGGGGCACGGCGGATTTTTGCAAAAAGAGGGAGAAAGAACTCCCTGCATGTATGGGATTGGAGGATGA
- a CDS encoding bifunctional molybdenum cofactor biosynthesis protein MoaC/MoaB — translation MIDISAKIETLRTAIAETSVLAKRETLERALKGDTPKGEVLPVARAAAVMAAKKTPDLIPYCHPLAIDSVKVDFELKENALLIRVEVKAIGRTGVEMEALTAASMAALNVYDMLKGIDKEVVIGNLSLIEKHGGKSDFQEKTSQPYRVAVLVSSDSVFAGKKTDKSGKIIVDQMKKFPVEVLHYEIVPDDPLAIQEKILSWCEEGIQLVLTTGGTGLGPRDITVETIRKIIDREIPGIAEAMRAFGQRRTPYAMLSRGIVGLKGNTLIITLPGSSRGVEESLAAIFPNVLHLFPMVKGRGH, via the coding sequence ATGATCGATATTTCGGCAAAAATAGAAACCTTGCGCACGGCCATTGCAGAAACTTCTGTTCTTGCAAAACGGGAGACGCTGGAGCGTGCCCTAAAGGGCGATACTCCCAAAGGGGAAGTTTTACCTGTGGCCCGTGCGGCTGCGGTGATGGCGGCCAAGAAGACACCGGATTTAATTCCCTATTGTCATCCCCTGGCCATTGATTCCGTGAAGGTGGATTTTGAATTGAAGGAAAATGCCCTGTTGATTCGGGTGGAGGTAAAAGCCATCGGGCGTACGGGCGTTGAAATGGAAGCCCTGACGGCGGCCTCCATGGCGGCACTGAATGTTTACGACATGCTCAAGGGAATTGACAAGGAAGTGGTCATCGGAAATTTGAGTCTGATTGAAAAACACGGCGGCAAAAGTGATTTTCAGGAGAAAACATCACAACCTTACCGGGTTGCCGTTCTTGTCTCGTCCGACAGCGTGTTTGCAGGAAAGAAAACAGACAAGTCCGGAAAAATAATCGTGGATCAAATGAAAAAATTTCCTGTGGAAGTCTTGCATTACGAAATTGTCCCCGATGATCCTCTGGCGATACAAGAAAAAATTCTTTCTTGGTGTGAAGAAGGGATCCAACTTGTTTTAACAACGGGCGGAACAGGCTTGGGACCCAGGGATATCACAGTGGAAACGATCAGAAAAATAATCGATCGGGAAATTCCAGGTATTGCCGAAGCCATGCGTGCTTTTGGTCAGCGACGCACGCCCTATGCCATGCTTTCTCGGGGCATTGTTGGGCTTAAGGGGAATACATTGATAATCACCTTGCCCGGCTCTTCACGCGGAGTGGAAGAAAGTTTGGCTGCGATTTTTCCCAACGTATTGCACCTTTTCCCGATGGTCAAAGGAAGGGGGCATTAA